A segment of the Agrobacterium tumefaciens genome:
GTGTCGGCCAACATCGGCAACTGGAAAAAGCCCATGGCGGAGCGCGGGCCGAAAGTCATCACGGCGATCAGCGATCCCGCGATGATGATAAGCCAGGGCATGCTCTGGCGCGCAGCTTGTGACATAGGGACCCCTCCCAAGGCAGCGCTGCGCAGGTGATTGCATGCGCAAGAAAAGCTGCGGATTTCAGCAGTATTGGAAGAATTATTATCGTCTGTCGGGTTGTCTCACCAGACACTTTTCTTGACAGGCTGCATCAACGCCGTTGATGCGCGCCCAGCTTCGACGCTTGTGCAAGAGATGATCCGACAGTCCGCTGCGTGGAATGAAGGAAGGCTCAACCGCGCCGTTTGATGGGCCAGCCTTCGGTCCGGTCCTCGACGATGGTTGCGACATCGCCAACGGCGATCCGGCCGTTACCCCGGGGAGTGACGTTCCATCCAAACAGCACGCCGGGAACACGTCTATCCGCCGACATACGAATGCGCCCCATGGCCTTCATGGGCGAAGGGACGTCGCGTGAGCCGGTCTGCTGGTCCTGCGTGGTCATGATGCAACGCGCGCAGGGTTTGACGAGATCGAGCCGGATGCCGCCAATCTCGATGGCAGACCAACGATCTTCAGCCCAGGCTTCATCGGTTTCCAGCACGATATTGGGACGGAAGCGGTCCATGCCGACGCTGTCTTCACCATTCGCCTGCATGTCGCTGTTGAGCGCGGCAAGCGAAGCGGTCGTGGTCACGAGTATCTGGTAGCCGTCCGCGAAGGTGACGGGCGTTTCATTGCCGGTCCATTCGAGGCTTGCGATTCGTTCGGCCGATTCATCGAAGAAGACGAGCTTCACATCGCGGCCCAGCCATTCCGAAAGTGTGCCGTTGACCTCATCATCTGCAACTGCGGCATTGACGATGGATTTCCACACCGCCACGTCCATGCGCTGCCCCGATGCAGCAGCGAAAATCTCGCTCTTGCCATCACTGGAAAACCGCATGCCGCCATTTTCATGGAAGGCCAGCAATGTTGCGATGGCTGGCAATTCCCGCTGGGTGATGAAATGACCGGAAGGATCGACCAGCATTGCGCGCCGATCGCCCGGCAGGCCTTCGGCGGAAATATCGCTGGCTTGAAGCGGAATGCCACGCCCGCTTTTGAGCGGATAGATGTTGAGTTCGGTAACGCGCATCGTGCTCTCCTCAGATTTCGTCGAGAAACAGGGCCAGCACCTGCTTCAGTCTGTCGTGACGTTCTCTCGCCATGTCCCGTCCTGTCTGTGTCTTGAAGCCATCGGCGAGCTTGAACAGTTTCGTTTCGAAATGATCGATGGCGAAGGCGCGGTCGTCGAGTGGCCTGTCTTTTGCCAGCGGGTCGACAGGATCGTAAAGCGCCGAACCCATACGCCCGGCGATGTAAAAGCATCGCGCCGCACCGACCATCCCGATCGCGTCCAGACGGTCCGCATCCTGAAGGATTTTCGCTTCCAGTGTCTGGGGTTCGATATTGGCCGAGAAGCTGTGGGCCGTAATGGCGTGGGCGGCGCCGTCGATCTTTGCCTGTTGCCAGCCTAGAGATGCAAGAATCCCGCTCGCCTTTTCAGCGGCAAGCCGCGAGGCCTGAGAACGAAGCGGCGAGTTTTTCTCGACGGCCACGCAGTCATGCAGAAGTACGCTTGCGGCCAGAACATCCCCATCGCCGCCTTCACCGGAATGGATGCGCATGGCATTGCCGAAAACGCGGTGGATATGGGCAAGGTCGTGCGATCCGTCGCCCACATCAGCGGCATGGGGGATCAATGCTTCGGCAAGCGGTGCGTAGGGGGCAAAGGCGTTTGCGGCAATCATTCCTGCGGCTTCCGTGTCAGGATTTTCTGGTAGAAAAGCCCGATGCCGATCAGCACGACACCAAGCCCGATGAAGGAAAGCGCCCTCAATACACCTTCGAGATTGCTCATGTCGATCAGGAATGCCTTGGCAACGGAGATCAGCACGAAAGCGGCTGATGCGATACGCAGGCTGCGGGCGTTAAAGCGCGAGCCAAGAACAAGCAGCAGCACACCAATAAGCAACCACACCACCGAATAGCTGTAGGTTTCGCCCTGCATGAAACCTTTCCATGCGGCGATATTCTCGCCCTGCCAGAAACGCCGGACCGACAGTGTCGCCCAGGCAAAGCCGAGTGCAGCCCCGGCAACGGAAAGAATGCTGACATAGCCGGCGGGCCGGCGCCCCCGCGCATAATAGGCAAGGCCGCCATAGGCGAGCGCCGGCAGCAGATAGCCGATCAACAGCAGGTTAAGGAACGGAAGGCGCCCGGTATTCTCTCCCGTGATGTACGGGTTGAGGGTGACGAAATGCATCGACAACACGTTGAGGATGGCGATGATGCCGGCGACCATCGAACCGTAACGGAAGACAGGGCTCGGGCTCTTGAGATCGAGGGTCATCAGCACACCGGAGAAGCCGATGGTCAGCAGGGTGTAGATCGACTGCTCCCCGAGCGTCGGTATGCTGTCATCCAGCGTTCCACCATTCATGGCGTGGCGGATGAGGATCGCCACGGCCAGGAGGGCCATCAGGCTGGCAATGGCTTGCAGGAAATTCCTGGCCCGGAAACTCGGCCAGTCACGCAGTAGCCAGGCCGAGGCAACGGCCAGAAGGGCCGGAATGCCGTAACCGGGTAGAAGCGCATTGAACACTGGCGTGATGCCGAGGTTCTGTGGCCCGACGATGGTTGGCTCCCAGGCAATGCGTCCCAGAACGCCGACACTGGCGATAGCCATGATCCAGGGCAGGGCGTCCCAGTTGCGATAACGTGTTGCCCACACATAGGCAAAACCGAGGACCGACAGCAGTACCGTGGTCGCCAACCCTTGCGTCAGCGTGTGCAAGGACAGTGTAAAGGCGGCGAAAGAGCCGACGAGCAGGACATTGAGTGGTGTACGGTAGGCTGCGTCACCCTGCCTGTGCAGCCATTCCGCGCCGCCAATCATGATGGCACCAAGTGCGATGCCATAGGCAGCATGCAGGAAGTCGCGGCCAAGATTGCCATATTCCACGAAGCTGGCCGTGCCGAGCCAGACCGGGAACAGCGCGGCGATACCCGCCCATAGAATAGCAAAGTCCGGATCTTTTTTGCCCTTGCGTTTCAGGAAGGAAAAACCGCAGAGGATGAGCACGGCGCCAAGCAAGAGCGCTGTCGCGATTTCTGCGGTGTATCCTGTCTGAGCCGAAGAAAGCGAGACCCCGGTGTTTTCGATCAGGCCGATGAAATCGATGCCGTGCCGGGCCATCAGTGAAGCGGCTGCCTGGGCGCCGAGTGCGGCAAAAATTGCCGGCCACGCACCGTAATGACGGGCGGCCCCCAACGCTGCCAGCGCTGCAAGAATGGCGGCAACGGGAATGGCGGGGTGAAGGTTGATTGCAGCACTGCTGAACAGGAACGCCATTGCCGGCAGGACGGCTGCCAGAGACACGACGAG
Coding sequences within it:
- a CDS encoding DUF2339 domain-containing protein; protein product: MEIPLLFLAFVVAFIYTVAASIRNSRRIKSLERDIRELKMLMARGATVAAGTAPVVAGGQAAPSVQEAEAVEDASAFQADDTPEAVDTQATAEEDTGAGDSPISAPAEDTVVAPTPKESFESLLGARWAVWAGGLALALGGIFLVKYSIEAGLLSPAVRLALAALFGLLLGGAGEAIRRKAVPGIAATYANAMIPGVLTAAGALTLFGVVYAAYGIYDYIGPASAFVLLGVVAFATIGLSLLHGQALAGLGLLGSMLTPALISSTTPNIWALFIFLTVSWMATAAAARRQSWTVVAALASAGLGLWALGYILASNSVDANPPTLALLAMIAGTIWLWPGKHLDSPPAPTDEAQPERRALRALRLLTRPSLAINLVVSLAAVLPAMAFLFSSAAINLHPAIPVAAILAALAALGAARHYGAWPAIFAALGAQAAASLMARHGIDFIGLIENTGVSLSSAQTGYTAEIATALLLGAVLILCGFSFLKRKGKKDPDFAILWAGIAALFPVWLGTASFVEYGNLGRDFLHAAYGIALGAIMIGGAEWLHRQGDAAYRTPLNVLLVGSFAAFTLSLHTLTQGLATTVLLSVLGFAYVWATRYRNWDALPWIMAIASVGVLGRIAWEPTIVGPQNLGITPVFNALLPGYGIPALLAVASAWLLRDWPSFRARNFLQAIASLMALLAVAILIRHAMNGGTLDDSIPTLGEQSIYTLLTIGFSGVLMTLDLKSPSPVFRYGSMVAGIIAILNVLSMHFVTLNPYITGENTGRLPFLNLLLIGYLLPALAYGGLAYYARGRRPAGYVSILSVAGAALGFAWATLSVRRFWQGENIAAWKGFMQGETYSYSVVWLLIGVLLLVLGSRFNARSLRIASAAFVLISVAKAFLIDMSNLEGVLRALSFIGLGVVLIGIGLFYQKILTRKPQE
- a CDS encoding HD domain-containing protein, yielding MIAANAFAPYAPLAEALIPHAADVGDGSHDLAHIHRVFGNAMRIHSGEGGDGDVLAASVLLHDCVAVEKNSPLRSQASRLAAEKASGILASLGWQQAKIDGAAHAITAHSFSANIEPQTLEAKILQDADRLDAIGMVGAARCFYIAGRMGSALYDPVDPLAKDRPLDDRAFAIDHFETKLFKLADGFKTQTGRDMARERHDRLKQVLALFLDEI
- a CDS encoding MOSC domain-containing protein, giving the protein MRVTELNIYPLKSGRGIPLQASDISAEGLPGDRRAMLVDPSGHFITQRELPAIATLLAFHENGGMRFSSDGKSEIFAAASGQRMDVAVWKSIVNAAVADDEVNGTLSEWLGRDVKLVFFDESAERIASLEWTGNETPVTFADGYQILVTTTASLAALNSDMQANGEDSVGMDRFRPNIVLETDEAWAEDRWSAIEIGGIRLDLVKPCARCIMTTQDQQTGSRDVPSPMKAMGRIRMSADRRVPGVLFGWNVTPRGNGRIAVGDVATIVEDRTEGWPIKRRG